In Bradyrhizobium sp. CCBAU 051011, the following are encoded in one genomic region:
- a CDS encoding carboxymuconolactone decarboxylase family protein has protein sequence MTDRLKPATEPYGARVQAIFDRLPRSWMPPFRLFTTLARHPTLLERFINGAPAYLRDSHVSLRQREVFLQRVTARCGCEYEWGMRVHYFAEEARLTEAQVSATVHGNAASACWDAADALLIRLADELHERCDVSDDLWSALRPVFDDETILELLVMAGYYRTVGYVANALRLPLEPEVGRPFPKA, from the coding sequence ATGACCGATCGCCTGAAGCCTGCCACCGAACCCTACGGCGCACGAGTGCAGGCCATCTTCGACCGCTTGCCGCGATCCTGGATGCCGCCGTTCCGGCTGTTCACGACGCTGGCACGTCATCCGACGCTGCTCGAACGCTTCATCAATGGCGCGCCTGCTTATCTCAGGGATTCGCACGTCAGCTTAAGGCAACGGGAAGTCTTCCTGCAGCGGGTCACGGCGCGGTGCGGCTGCGAGTACGAATGGGGCATGCGCGTGCACTATTTTGCCGAGGAGGCGCGGCTGACCGAGGCGCAAGTCAGCGCCACCGTGCATGGCAACGCCGCGAGCGCGTGCTGGGATGCGGCTGACGCCCTCCTGATCCGGCTTGCCGACGAATTGCATGAGCGTTGCGACGTCAGCGACGACCTATGGAGCGCGCTGCGTCCCGTGTTCGACGATGAGACCATTCTCGAACTGCTGGTGATGGCCGGCTACTACCGGACGGTCGGCTACGTGGCGAATGCCTTGCGACTGCCTCTCGAACCCGAAGTGGGCCGACCGTTTCCCAAAGCTTGA
- a CDS encoding nuclear transport factor 2 family protein, with product MQPALRDHQSAETMNELRALNARFIHNFVTSDVPSHDAILHPSFINIWPTGQRWDRATYLKYWATAFDPDVIVYWDVRDELITVVGDVALVRSTNKYIRRRDGSEVTGMTTYTDTYLFENGAWKCIQAQLTAVAPEHYPADDTIVSVYIEGKLQPRAS from the coding sequence ATGCAGCCAGCTTTGCGTGATCATCAATCGGCCGAGACAATGAATGAGCTGCGTGCGTTAAATGCCCGCTTCATCCATAATTTCGTGACTAGCGACGTGCCCTCGCACGACGCCATTCTGCATCCCAGTTTCATCAACATCTGGCCCACCGGCCAGCGCTGGGACCGTGCAACTTACCTGAAATACTGGGCGACCGCCTTCGACCCTGATGTCATCGTCTACTGGGACGTCCGCGACGAACTGATCACGGTGGTCGGCGATGTCGCGCTCGTGCGTTCCACCAACAAATACATACGACGCCGCGACGGCAGCGAAGTAACCGGCATGACCACGTATACCGACACCTATCTGTTCGAGAACGGCGCGTGGAAATGCATCCAGGCGCAGCTCACGGCGGTGGCGCCCGAGCACTATCCCGCTGACGATACGATCGTCAGCGTTTACATCGAGGGCAAGCTTCAGCCGCGGGCGAGTTGA
- a CDS encoding A/G-specific adenine glycosylase: MSPVAAKIKRPETASVVTSRPALLLDWYDRHRRRLPWRAAAGERADPYRVWLSEIMLQQTGVKMVGPYFERFLARWPDVASLGRASQDDVLRMWAGLGYYSRARNLHACAVAVLRDHGGVFPDSEDGLRQLPGIGPYTAKAIAAIAFDIQTMPVDGNIERVVSRLYAVEEPLPQAKPRIGELAATLLGYSRAGDSAQALMDLGSSICTPKRPTCALCPLNEDCAARLRGDQEIFPRKAPKKSGTLRRGAAFIVTRGDELLVRTRAEKGLLGGMTEVPGSDWLAGQDDKAALKQAPELKGVARWHRKAGVVSHVFTHFPLELVIYTADVVARTRAPQGMRWVPIATLADEALPNVMRKAIAHGLEE; this comes from the coding sequence ATGAGTCCTGTTGCGGCGAAAATCAAACGTCCTGAAACGGCCAGCGTGGTGACCTCGCGCCCCGCACTGCTGCTCGACTGGTATGACCGCCATCGCCGCCGGCTGCCGTGGCGGGCGGCGGCTGGCGAGCGGGCTGATCCGTACCGGGTGTGGCTGTCGGAGATCATGCTGCAGCAGACCGGCGTCAAAATGGTCGGGCCGTATTTCGAAAGATTTCTGGCGCGCTGGCCGGATGTCGCGTCGCTCGGACGCGCCTCGCAGGACGACGTGCTGCGGATGTGGGCGGGGCTCGGTTACTATTCGCGCGCACGCAATCTGCATGCCTGCGCGGTCGCAGTGCTACGCGACCATGGCGGGGTGTTTCCCGATAGCGAGGATGGTCTGCGCCAATTGCCGGGGATCGGGCCTTACACGGCGAAGGCCATTGCGGCGATCGCCTTCGACATCCAGACCATGCCGGTCGACGGCAATATCGAGCGGGTGGTGTCGCGGCTTTACGCGGTAGAAGAACCGCTGCCGCAGGCCAAGCCGCGCATCGGGGAACTGGCGGCGACGCTGCTCGGCTACTCCCGCGCCGGCGACAGCGCGCAGGCGCTGATGGACCTGGGCTCTTCGATCTGTACGCCGAAGAGGCCTACCTGCGCGCTGTGTCCGCTGAATGAGGACTGCGCCGCTCGCCTGCGCGGCGATCAGGAGATCTTTCCGCGCAAGGCGCCGAAGAAATCGGGGACGCTGCGCCGCGGAGCCGCCTTCATCGTCACGCGCGGCGACGAACTCCTGGTCCGCACCCGGGCGGAAAAGGGCCTGCTCGGCGGCATGACCGAAGTGCCGGGCTCGGACTGGCTGGCCGGGCAGGACGACAAGGCGGCGCTCAAGCAGGCGCCGGAGCTGAAAGGCGTGGCGCGCTGGCACCGCAAGGCCGGCGTCGTCAGCCACGTGTTCACGCATTTTCCGCTCGAGCTTGTGATCTACACCGCGGATGTCGTCGCGCGCACGCGGGCGCCGCAGGGCATGCGCTGGGTACCGATCGCGACGCTGGCTGACGAGGCGCTACCCAACGTGATGCGCAAGGCCATCGCGCACGGGCTGGAGGAATGA
- a CDS encoding DUF2798 domain-containing protein: MIPSPAPRRRGKLPARYAAIVMPLVLSVLMTFVVSAISTLRSLGPTPAFVTTWPAAWAISWLVAFPTLLAVLPLVRRIVAFAVETPRSN; the protein is encoded by the coding sequence ATGATCCCCTCTCCTGCTCCGCGCCGGCGCGGAAAATTGCCCGCGCGTTATGCGGCGATCGTCATGCCGCTGGTGCTATCGGTGCTGATGACGTTCGTCGTATCAGCGATTTCGACACTGAGAAGTCTCGGTCCGACGCCCGCTTTTGTCACGACATGGCCCGCCGCATGGGCGATCTCGTGGCTGGTGGCGTTTCCGACCCTGCTTGCGGTGCTGCCGCTGGTGCGAAGGATCGTGGCGTTCGCCGTCGAGACGCCGCGTTCCAACTAG
- a CDS encoding nuclear transport factor 2 family protein produces MSAAANKKLVQQVYADSANRSGTTFLDNIAEDVTWIVTGQYSWSGEFKGREAINNGLMGHLRSLLASGRPRTLAFNFIAEGDYVVVEARGDNLAKSGERYDNQYCMVWRIENGKIKEIKEYCDSALVERVLGPFPAELKLAAAV; encoded by the coding sequence ATGAGCGCAGCAGCGAACAAGAAACTCGTCCAACAGGTTTATGCCGATTCCGCCAACCGGAGCGGGACAACCTTCCTCGACAACATAGCGGAGGATGTGACCTGGATCGTCACCGGCCAATATTCATGGTCGGGTGAATTCAAGGGCCGCGAGGCGATCAACAATGGGCTGATGGGTCACTTGCGCTCGCTCCTCGCCTCCGGGCGCCCGCGCACGCTCGCGTTCAACTTTATCGCGGAAGGCGACTACGTCGTCGTCGAAGCGCGCGGCGACAATTTGGCCAAGAGCGGAGAGCGCTACGATAACCAATACTGCATGGTCTGGCGCATCGAGAACGGCAAGATCAAGGAGATCAAGGAATATTGCGACTCCGCACTGGTCGAGCGCGTGCTCGGGCCGTTTCCCGCTGAACTGAAGTTGGCGGCCGCGGTTTAA
- a CDS encoding nuclear transport factor 2 family protein produces the protein MDKNAISTTVTQYMAAWNEPDDTARHALLEQCWSEAGVYLDPNVSLAGRDALATKIGEVLAGRPGARLEFMSGIDIHHNMVRFLWRLVRADGTCGNTSIDFGEVGPDGRLVKIVGFFGPAPPLP, from the coding sequence ATGGACAAGAACGCAATCTCGACAACCGTCACGCAATATATGGCGGCATGGAACGAGCCTGATGATACGGCCCGACACGCCTTGCTCGAGCAATGCTGGAGCGAGGCCGGCGTCTATCTCGATCCGAACGTCTCGCTGGCCGGGCGTGACGCGCTGGCGACGAAGATCGGCGAGGTGCTGGCCGGCCGGCCCGGCGCGCGGCTCGAGTTCATGAGCGGCATCGATATCCACCACAATATGGTCCGCTTCCTCTGGCGCCTGGTGCGCGCGGACGGAACCTGCGGCAATACGTCAATCGACTTCGGCGAGGTCGGTCCCGACGGCCGGCTGGTCAAAATCGTCGGATTCTTCGGCCCGGCCCCGCCTCTCCCCTGA
- a CDS encoding DUF721 domain-containing protein, translating into MSKPGPISAKPLSVLLSDVFSDAYAKQGFAARELVTRWADIAGAEIAAHSEPLKMQWPRPVEGQPQEPATLVLRVEGPMALEIQHSSDVILQRVNRFFGWSAVGRLALRQAPLSRRNRSAPRRAPDPKSVAKVAETLSAVEDEELRAALARLGAAIKRN; encoded by the coding sequence ATGTCCAAACCCGGCCCGATCTCGGCAAAACCCCTCTCCGTCCTGCTCAGCGACGTGTTTTCCGACGCGTACGCAAAACAGGGGTTTGCCGCGCGCGAACTGGTGACGCGCTGGGCCGACATTGCGGGAGCCGAAATCGCCGCCCACTCCGAGCCCTTGAAGATGCAATGGCCGCGGCCGGTGGAGGGGCAGCCGCAGGAACCGGCGACGCTGGTATTGCGGGTGGAGGGCCCGATGGCGCTGGAGATCCAGCATTCGTCCGACGTCATCCTACAGCGGGTCAACCGCTTCTTCGGCTGGAGCGCGGTCGGCCGACTGGCATTGCGGCAGGCGCCGCTGTCGCGCCGAAACCGCTCCGCGCCGCGGCGCGCGCCGGACCCGAAATCGGTCGCGAAAGTCGCCGAAACGCTGTCGGCGGTCGAGGACGAGGAACTGCGCGCCGCGCTGGCGCGGCTTGGCGCCGCGATCAAGCGAAATTGA
- a CDS encoding LysR family transcriptional regulator — protein MNLNSLDLNLLVALDALLKETSVSRAAMRIGLSQPAASHALQRLRDLIGDPLLVRTGARMELTPRAQALRAPLAQALDQVRSLFVADEFDAARSERQFRLMMPDLAVELLMPPLMEKITKAAPNVRIDVVPWRGPAIFTAEFARTIDLVISIGNAFTGFHRQRLYTDSDALAVRRGHPAGTRLKRIETFLDARHVAVVIRGQSEDLIDMWLRPKGIERRIALVVPGYIEALHVAARTDLVAFVPRRLIGALSKQLSLSTIAPPLDPGIDEQYMFYPTRAQMDPGSIWLRSIMLAIGREMERGKKAA, from the coding sequence ATGAATTTGAATTCGCTTGACCTCAACCTGCTGGTCGCACTCGACGCACTGCTGAAGGAAACCAGCGTCAGCCGCGCCGCGATGCGGATCGGGTTGTCGCAGCCGGCGGCGAGCCACGCGCTGCAGCGGCTGCGCGATTTGATCGGCGATCCCCTGCTGGTGCGAACCGGGGCGCGCATGGAACTGACGCCGCGGGCGCAAGCCTTGCGCGCGCCGCTGGCGCAGGCGCTCGACCAGGTACGCTCGCTGTTCGTCGCCGACGAGTTCGATGCTGCGAGAAGCGAACGTCAATTTCGCCTGATGATGCCGGACCTGGCGGTTGAACTCCTGATGCCGCCACTGATGGAGAAGATCACCAAGGCCGCGCCGAACGTCCGGATCGACGTGGTGCCGTGGCGGGGTCCGGCGATCTTCACCGCGGAGTTCGCCCGCACCATCGATCTCGTGATCTCGATCGGTAACGCCTTCACCGGATTCCACCGGCAGCGGCTTTACACCGACAGCGATGCGCTCGCGGTGCGGCGCGGTCACCCCGCCGGCACGCGACTGAAGCGGATCGAAACCTTTCTCGATGCGCGCCACGTCGCGGTCGTGATCCGCGGCCAGAGCGAGGACCTGATCGACATGTGGTTGCGCCCCAAGGGCATCGAGCGGCGGATCGCGCTGGTCGTGCCCGGCTATATCGAGGCGCTGCACGTTGCCGCGCGCACCGATCTCGTCGCCTTCGTGCCGCGCCGCCTGATCGGCGCGCTGTCGAAGCAATTGTCGCTTTCGACCATCGCGCCGCCGCTCGACCCCGGGATCGACGAACAGTACATGTTCTACCCGACACGGGCGCAGATGGATCCCGGCTCGATCTGGCTGCGCAGTATCATGCTCGCGATCGGCCGCGAGATGGAGCGCGGCAAAAAGGCTGCGTAG
- a CDS encoding glutathione S-transferase family protein gives MFKLYYAPGTCALASHIALEEAGAPYTAERLDFKKSQQTTPEYLAINPKGRVPALVTDRGTLTETPAILAFVASSFPKAKLVPEDPFAFAQAQSFNSYLCSTVHINHAHKMRGYRWAVEESSFADMKRKVPETMAASFALIERDMLKGPWVMGEQYTVCDSYLYTIGLWLEADGVDLATLPKVAAHRQRMSERPAVQKVMVDHKA, from the coding sequence ATGTTCAAGCTTTACTACGCCCCCGGCACCTGTGCACTGGCTTCGCATATCGCCCTGGAAGAGGCCGGCGCGCCCTACACGGCGGAACGGCTCGACTTCAAGAAAAGCCAGCAGACCACCCCGGAATATCTCGCCATCAACCCGAAGGGGCGCGTGCCCGCGCTGGTGACGGACCGCGGCACCTTGACCGAGACGCCGGCGATCCTCGCCTTCGTCGCGAGCAGCTTTCCGAAAGCGAAGCTCGTGCCGGAAGACCCCTTCGCGTTCGCGCAGGCGCAGTCCTTCAACAGCTATCTCTGCTCGACGGTGCACATCAATCATGCCCACAAGATGCGCGGCTATCGCTGGGCCGTCGAGGAGTCCTCGTTCGCCGACATGAAGCGCAAGGTGCCGGAAACCATGGCCGCGAGTTTTGCGCTGATCGAGCGCGACATGCTGAAGGGGCCGTGGGTGATGGGTGAGCAGTACACGGTCTGCGATTCCTATCTCTACACGATCGGGCTCTGGCTCGAAGCCGACGGCGTTGATCTCGCAACGCTGCCCAAGGTGGCGGCTCACCGCCAGCGGATGTCGGAGCGGCCGGCCGTGCAGAAGGTCATGGTCGACCACAAGGCGTAG
- a CDS encoding site-specific DNA-methyltransferase — MVVSRRGASARAPRTKFESDSSVRIVVGDCVAEMSKLPAGSVDLVFADPPYNLQLKGDLKRPDESHVDAVNNDWDKFSSFAAYDDFTRAWLLACRRVMKPSATLWVIGSYHNIFRVGAIMQDLGFWVLNDIVWRKTNPMPNFRGRRFTNAHETMIWAARDEKAKGYTFNYEALKAANEDVQARSDWLIPLCTGDERLKGADGKKVHPTQKPEGLLARVLLSSSKPGDLVIDPFNGTGTTGAVAKRLGRRYIGFERDKTYAAAAEARISAVEPLPEATLAPFMTARDAPRVAFSELIERGMIPPGTKLVDSKKRHGALVRADGAIMLGDKVGSIHRIGAVAQGSGACNGWTFWHVETKHGLKLIDELRAEIRSEMAAG, encoded by the coding sequence ATGGTTGTGTCGCGTCGCGGGGCGTCTGCAAGGGCGCCCCGCACTAAATTTGAGTCTGATTCCAGCGTGCGTATCGTCGTCGGCGATTGCGTCGCCGAGATGTCGAAGCTACCGGCCGGTTCGGTCGATCTGGTGTTCGCAGACCCTCCATATAACCTGCAGCTCAAGGGCGATCTCAAGCGCCCTGACGAATCCCATGTCGATGCCGTCAACAACGACTGGGACAAGTTTTCATCGTTCGCTGCGTACGACGATTTCACCCGCGCCTGGCTGCTTGCCTGCCGCCGCGTCATGAAACCGTCGGCCACGCTATGGGTGATCGGATCCTATCACAACATCTTCCGCGTCGGCGCGATCATGCAGGACCTCGGCTTCTGGGTCCTCAACGATATTGTGTGGCGCAAGACCAATCCAATGCCGAATTTCCGCGGCCGCCGCTTCACCAATGCGCATGAAACCATGATCTGGGCGGCGCGCGACGAGAAGGCCAAGGGCTATACGTTCAATTACGAAGCCCTGAAGGCCGCCAACGAGGACGTGCAGGCGCGTTCCGACTGGCTGATCCCGCTTTGCACCGGTGACGAGCGCCTCAAGGGCGCTGACGGCAAGAAGGTTCACCCGACCCAGAAGCCGGAAGGGCTGCTGGCGCGCGTGCTGCTGTCGTCGTCAAAGCCCGGCGACCTCGTGATCGATCCCTTCAACGGCACCGGCACGACGGGCGCCGTGGCAAAACGTCTCGGCCGCCGCTACATCGGCTTCGAGCGCGACAAGACCTATGCGGCTGCGGCGGAAGCGCGCATCTCCGCGGTTGAGCCGCTGCCCGAGGCGACGCTGGCACCGTTCATGACCGCGCGCGACGCTCCACGCGTGGCATTCTCCGAACTGATCGAGCGCGGCATGATCCCGCCCGGCACGAAACTGGTCGATTCCAAAAAACGTCATGGCGCGCTGGTCCGCGCCGACGGCGCCATCATGCTCGGCGATAAGGTCGGCTCGATCCACCGCATCGGCGCGGTGGCGCAAGGCTCCGGCGCCTGCAACGGCTGGACCTTCTGGCATGTCGAGACCAAGCACGGCCTCAAGCTGATCGACGAGCTGCGCGCCGAAATCCGCTCGGAAATGGCGGCGGGTTAA
- a CDS encoding DsbA family protein, translating to MMITRRAFTAALSLTGLGLLAGVSPLQLITDAMAQSPADVAKPQSLPDMALGPANATVTITEYASMTCPHCAAFTEKVFPKIKSEFIDSGKIRFVFREFPLDIKAAAGSMLARCIAKDDAPKYFAVIDLLFKQQNDWVVKNTTETLTRIGKQAGLTQTQVEDCLKDQALLDKIAADQKYAAEVLKVQSTPTFFINGEMLKGEQSFEEFAKRINAMLKS from the coding sequence TTGATGATCACGCGCCGCGCCTTCACCGCCGCTCTTTCGCTGACCGGGCTTGGCCTGCTCGCCGGCGTCTCGCCGCTGCAGTTGATCACGGACGCGATGGCGCAAAGCCCCGCCGACGTCGCCAAACCGCAATCGCTGCCCGACATGGCGCTTGGACCGGCCAACGCCACCGTGACCATCACCGAATACGCCTCGATGACCTGCCCGCATTGCGCGGCCTTTACCGAAAAGGTGTTTCCGAAGATCAAGTCGGAATTCATCGACTCGGGCAAGATCCGGTTCGTGTTCCGCGAATTCCCGCTCGACATCAAGGCGGCCGCCGGATCGATGCTGGCACGCTGCATCGCCAAGGACGACGCGCCGAAATATTTCGCCGTCATCGACCTCTTGTTCAAGCAGCAGAACGACTGGGTGGTGAAGAACACTACGGAGACGCTGACCCGGATCGGCAAGCAGGCCGGCCTCACCCAGACGCAGGTCGAGGACTGCCTGAAGGATCAGGCGCTGCTCGACAAGATCGCGGCCGACCAGAAATATGCCGCCGAGGTGCTGAAGGTGCAGTCGACGCCGACCTTCTTCATCAACGGCGAGATGCTCAAGGGCGAGCAGAGCTTCGAAGAGTTCGCAAAGCGCATCAACGCGATGCTGAAAAGCTGA
- a CDS encoding helix-turn-helix domain-containing protein, producing MAAPDTNAHEIPAGHFSRLLKHWRGVRRLTQIELAADANVSARHLCFLETGRSQPSREMVQLLGSALDLPLEERNALHVAAGFVPPYGDKGLAAENLQPVRQALDFILRQQEPYPGIVIDGHWDVRIRNQASARLLKPFRDSYEMENGLADNAMHVVFHPKGLRQFMLNWDEFARQLIQILHRDVAQGSRAAAQLLDEIMVYPGLSAEWRLPRHSSASSPVMTMQLAKGDYRLAFFSTFTTLAMPTDAALQQIKIECFFPADDATAEKARQMAL from the coding sequence ATGGCTGCTCCAGACACGAACGCGCACGAAATCCCGGCTGGACATTTCAGCCGCCTCTTGAAGCACTGGCGCGGCGTTCGCCGGCTGACCCAGATCGAACTCGCGGCGGATGCAAATGTCTCGGCCCGCCATCTGTGCTTTCTGGAAACCGGCCGCTCGCAGCCGAGCCGCGAGATGGTGCAATTGCTCGGCAGCGCCCTCGACCTGCCGCTCGAGGAGCGCAATGCCCTGCATGTCGCGGCGGGCTTCGTGCCGCCCTATGGCGACAAGGGGTTGGCGGCCGAAAACCTGCAGCCGGTGCGGCAGGCGCTGGATTTCATCCTGCGGCAGCAGGAGCCCTATCCGGGCATCGTGATCGACGGGCACTGGGACGTTCGCATCCGCAATCAGGCCTCGGCGCGTTTGCTCAAGCCGTTTCGCGATTCGTACGAGATGGAAAACGGTCTTGCCGACAATGCCATGCACGTCGTCTTTCATCCAAAGGGCCTGCGGCAGTTCATGCTGAACTGGGACGAGTTCGCGCGGCAGTTGATCCAGATCCTGCATCGCGACGTTGCGCAAGGCAGCCGGGCCGCGGCGCAACTGCTCGATGAGATCATGGTCTATCCCGGGCTGTCGGCCGAATGGCGGCTGCCGCGCCATTCATCGGCGTCGTCGCCGGTCATGACGATGCAGCTCGCGAAAGGCGACTACCGCCTGGCGTTCTTTTCCACCTTCACGACGCTGGCGATGCCGACGGACGCTGCGCTGCAACAGATCAAGATCGAGTGCTTCTTTCCGGCTGACGATGCGACCGCCGAGAAGGCGCGCCAGATGGCCCTTTGA
- a CDS encoding flavin-dependent oxidoreductase — protein MTVLIAGGGIGGLTLALSLHQIGVKAKVFESVPELRPLGVGINVLPHAVRELIELGLHDKLDAAAVRTKELAYFSKHGKPIWSEPRGIEAGYKWPQFSIHRGTLQQILLDAAIERLGKENILTSHHLSGWTETDNGVRAEFIDKATGKSKGSHDGVLLIAADGIHSAVREKLYPNEGPPIWNGRILWRGITDSDAFLSDRTMIMAGHEILKFVCYPISKQADSAGRFRINWVAERHMPPTYQWRREDYNRTAKLEEFLPWFKDWKFDWLDVPGLIENCPHAYEYPLVDRDPVAQWTFGRVTLMGDAAHPMYPIGSNGASQAILDARVITREILAHGPTNAALVAYEAERRPATTDLVMLNRRNGPEQVMQMVEERAPNGYNVVTDVLSLKELEDIAANYKRVAGFQVEGLNAKPPIVQLTREAPRAAG, from the coding sequence ATGACTGTTCTCATCGCTGGCGGCGGTATCGGCGGGCTGACGCTGGCGCTCAGCCTGCACCAGATCGGCGTTAAGGCCAAAGTGTTCGAGAGCGTGCCGGAGCTGCGGCCGCTCGGCGTCGGCATCAACGTGCTGCCGCATGCGGTGCGCGAATTGATCGAGCTCGGCCTGCACGACAAGCTCGATGCGGCCGCCGTGCGCACGAAGGAGCTCGCCTATTTCTCCAAGCACGGCAAGCCGATCTGGAGCGAGCCGCGCGGCATCGAGGCCGGTTACAAATGGCCGCAATTCTCGATCCACCGCGGCACGCTGCAGCAGATCCTGCTCGATGCGGCGATCGAGCGGCTGGGGAAAGAGAACATCCTGACCAGCCATCACCTCTCCGGCTGGACCGAAACCGACAATGGCGTGCGCGCCGAATTCATCGACAAGGCGACCGGCAAATCGAAGGGCAGTCACGACGGCGTGCTGCTGATCGCGGCCGACGGCATCCATTCAGCGGTCCGCGAAAAACTTTATCCCAACGAAGGTCCGCCGATCTGGAACGGCCGCATCCTGTGGCGCGGCATCACCGACAGCGATGCCTTCCTGTCCGACCGCACCATGATCATGGCTGGGCACGAAATCCTGAAGTTCGTCTGCTATCCTATCTCAAAGCAGGCAGACAGCGCCGGCAGGTTCAGGATCAACTGGGTGGCCGAGCGGCACATGCCGCCGACCTACCAGTGGCGGCGCGAAGACTATAACCGCACCGCAAAACTCGAAGAGTTTCTGCCCTGGTTCAAGGACTGGAAGTTCGACTGGCTCGACGTGCCCGGCCTGATCGAGAACTGCCCGCACGCCTACGAATATCCGCTGGTCGATCGCGATCCCGTTGCGCAATGGACATTCGGCCGCGTCACGTTGATGGGCGATGCCGCGCATCCGATGTACCCGATCGGCTCCAACGGCGCATCGCAGGCGATTCTGGACGCCCGCGTCATCACCCGCGAGATTCTGGCGCATGGCCCGACCAATGCTGCGCTTGTGGCATATGAAGCCGAGCGCCGTCCGGCAACAACCGACCTCGTGATGCTCAACCGCCGCAATGGTCCCGAGCAGGTGATGCAGATGGTCGAGGAGCGCGCGCCCAACGGCTACAATGTCGTCACCGATGTGCTGTCGCTGAAGGAGCTGGAAGACATCGCCGCCAATTACAAGCGCGTGGCCGGCTTCCAGGTCGAGGGCCTCAACGCCAAGCCGCCGATCGTCCAGCTCACGCGGGAAGCGCCGCGGGCTGCAGGCTAG
- a CDS encoding PaaI family thioesterase, translating into MVATALDNLKPPPSSRLLGWHLLDARPKDGWIRIGFDGKRDFCNPAGFVQGGILSAMLDDTMGPAVFVMTEGKLYTATITMTVNFLSPARPGPITGEANVTQLGKTVAFVEGRLMAEDGTVLATATTSARLVETAKAIASASLQPAALPA; encoded by the coding sequence ATGGTCGCGACCGCTCTCGATAATCTTAAGCCCCCGCCGTCCTCAAGGCTGCTCGGCTGGCACCTGCTCGACGCGCGTCCGAAGGACGGCTGGATCCGCATCGGCTTCGACGGCAAGCGGGATTTCTGCAATCCGGCCGGCTTCGTGCAAGGCGGCATTCTCTCGGCGATGCTCGACGACACGATGGGGCCAGCCGTGTTCGTCATGACCGAGGGGAAACTCTATACGGCGACCATCACCATGACGGTGAATTTTCTCAGCCCCGCCAGGCCGGGGCCGATCACAGGCGAGGCCAATGTCACCCAACTCGGCAAGACCGTTGCCTTTGTGGAAGGGCGGCTGATGGCCGAGGATGGCACCGTGCTGGCCACCGCCACGACCAGCGCGCGGCTGGTCGAGACGGCGAAGGCGATTGCGTCGGCTAGCCTGCAGCCCGCGGCGCTTCCCGCGTGA
- a CDS encoding glutathione S-transferase family protein, translated as MLKFYFNGSPNPTKVALFLEEAGIAYEPVAVDTRKGDQFKPEYLAINPNAKVPAIDDDGVTVFDSNAILLYLAEKTGKFLPANTPQNRAQMLSWLMFVATGIGPYSGQAVHFKHFAPKDQNHDYSNNRYQFEAQRHYAVLNDHLAGRKYMVGDTYTIVDMALWGWARMAAFVMSEDVAAKYPNVKRLVDEISARPAAAKAIALKDNFKFKAEMDDEARSNMFKHMSVKAA; from the coding sequence ATGCTCAAATTCTACTTCAACGGATCGCCCAACCCGACCAAGGTCGCCCTCTTCCTCGAGGAAGCCGGCATCGCCTACGAGCCGGTCGCGGTCGATACCCGCAAGGGCGACCAGTTCAAGCCGGAATATCTCGCCATCAATCCGAACGCCAAGGTGCCCGCGATCGACGATGACGGCGTCACCGTGTTCGACAGCAACGCCATCCTGCTCTATCTCGCCGAAAAGACCGGCAAGTTTCTCCCGGCGAACACGCCGCAAAATCGCGCGCAGATGCTGTCCTGGCTGATGTTCGTGGCGACCGGCATCGGGCCATATTCGGGACAGGCGGTGCACTTCAAACATTTCGCGCCGAAGGACCAGAACCACGACTATTCCAATAACCGCTATCAGTTCGAGGCGCAGCGCCACTACGCCGTCCTCAACGATCATCTCGCCGGCCGCAAATATATGGTGGGCGACACCTACACCATCGTCGACATGGCGCTGTGGGGCTGGGCGCGGATGGCCGCGTTCGTGATGAGCGAGGACGTCGCCGCCAAATATCCCAACGTCAAGCGGCTGGTCGACGAGATCTCGGCCCGTCCCGCGGCCGCCAAGGCGATCGCGCTGAAGGATAACTTCAAGTTCAAAGCCGAGATGGACGACGAAGCCCGCAGCAACATGTTCAAGCACATGTCGGTGAAGGCCGCCTGA